In Chloroflexota bacterium, a genomic segment contains:
- a CDS encoding acyl-CoA-binding protein, with protein MTKLRQEFEQATVDSKALKQRPPDQTLLKLYALYKQATEGDVTGERPGFRDMKGRFKYDAWAKTRGMSSEDAMQGYVDLVGGLKAKES; from the coding sequence ATGACGAAACTTCGACAGGAATTCGAACAGGCGACGGTTGACTCGAAGGCACTGAAACAGCGGCCACCCGACCAAACCTTGTTGAAACTTTACGCGCTCTACAAGCAGGCAACGGAAGGTGATGTCACAGGCGAACGGCCCGGTTTCCGGGACATGAAGGGCCGCTTCAAGTACGACGCCTGGGCCAAAACCAGGGGTATGTCGTCGGAAGATGCCATGCAGGGCTATGTGGACCTGGTTGGTGGGTTGAAGGCCAAAGAGAGCTGA